Within the Saccharomonospora amisosensis genome, the region AGACGTCCCGACTCGCCAGCGTCTCCGGGTCGTCCGACGTCGAAGACGACGCGATGGGGGAGTCGTCCAGCGGCGGCGGGTCCGCCTGCGCCAATGCGGCCTGGCCCGCACCGACCAGTGTGCCTGTGAACAGGGTGACCACCACCATGCCACGCAGTTTGCCGCGCATCGTGAGTTCCTTTCGTCGGGAATGGAGTGGAGCGCGGTCGAGCTCCAGCCTGCGCTTAACACAGAACGCACACGTCAAACCTCGGATAGTAACTACTGCCCGAGTGGGTATGGGCCGGGTCGATAAGAGCCTTGGCACGGGGTGGCCGCGAAACTGGACGCCCGCGGCAGCCTCGGGTCGCGCCGGTCACGATGCCGATGCGGTTCCCGAACTCGCTCGCCGTTGGGCAACCTCGGCCAGCGGAATCTCGCACGAGTCGGAGAAGCCCTGCGACTCGATTCCCAGCGCCGCGTTGTTCCTGGTCACCAGATTGGCGAACGCGATGTACCCGGCGAGCTCGACCATGCCGCCGGGGCCGAGCCGTTCGAGCAGACGCGCGGACAGTTCGTCGGTGACCGTCGGCGGCGTGTTCGTCATCGCCTCGGCGTACTCGAGCACGTCCCGTTCCAACGGGGTGAACACGTCGGATTCGCGCCAGCGCGGTACCTGGCTGGCCTTGGCCAGGTCCAGTTTCTCGTTCTGTGCCTTGAAGTAGCCGAAGTCCAGGCACCACCCGCAGCCGACCTGCGCCGCGACAGCCATGTGCGCGAACGACTTCAGGCTTTCCTCGACGGCGTCCCACTTCTCCAGCTTGGTCTCCAGCGACATGGCCGTCCTGAGCACCTTGCGGTTGTGCCACGCCACCTCGACGGGTTCAGCCACCTTGCCGAGCATCTTCCGGCTCATCAGTTTGATCACGCGGCCGGTGAAGCCGGTGAGCTGTGCTTTCGGAACACGCGGTGCCATGTGTCCTCCTCGAGCGATTGGCCGTTCACCATTGGACACCGCGCGGCATCGAAATGTGACAACCGGAGATCCGCTCGACAAAGGCAGGGTGTGCGCAGCATCGTGGTCGCATGACGATGACCGAAGCGAGCGAGAGCGAGCCCCTCACCGGCGTGCTGCGCTACGCGGCTTTCGACGTAGCGGGGCGAGGTGGCAACCCGGCGGGCGTGGTCCTCGACGCGACCGGGATGAGTGAGGCACACATGCTGCGCATCGCGGCCGAGGTCGGGTTTTCGGAGACGGCCTTTCTGCTGCGCGATCCTGCCGAGACGGCCGCGGATCGGTTCCGGGTGCGCTACTTCAGCCCGCTCGCCGAGGTCGACTTCTGCGGTCATGCCACGATCGCGACGGCGGTGGCGCTCGCCGATCGCAGCGGAACCGGTGAGCTGTCGCTGGCCACGCGCGCGGGTGAGGTGTCGGTGCGCACCGACATGGAGAACGGGCGCGTTCGGGCCACGCTGACCAGCGTGACGCCGAGCGTCCGAAAGGTAGCTGACACCGATCTCGACGCCGCCCTGGCCGCGCTGGGGTGGGACCCGGCCGAGCTGGACCCGGCGTTGCCGCCGCGCATCGCGAACGCGGGCAACGACCACCTGGTGTTGGGGGCCGCGACCAGGTCGCGGCTGGCCGAGCTGAACTACGAGCAACGGGCTCTCGGCGCGCTCATGGCCGACCGCGGTTGGACGACGGTCCACCTGGTGTGGCGCGAGTCGGCCACCATGTTTCACGCGCGGGACCCGTTTCCTCCAGGTGGAGTTTTCGAGGACCCGGCCACGGGTGCCGCGGCGGCGGCGTTCGGTGGCTACCTCAGACAACTGCGCCTGATCGATCCGCCTGCCACGATCCACATCCGTCAGGGAGAGGACATGGGCCGCCCAAGTGACCTGCACGTGGGAATCAGCGCCGATCCAGATGCGGGCATCGCGGTAAGTGGTACGGCCGCGGCGATGCCGGACTGACTCTCCGCGCGGCGCCGTGCGACCCGCCCCGCATGCGAGGCCGGCGGCCCGACCGGGTCGAGCCGCCGGCTGTGACATCCGGTTAGACCTTGCGGTTGTAGAGCCGCTTCGCCCAGAAGTAGCCGGCCAGTGCGATGCCCGTGCACCAGGCCAGCGCGATCCACAGCTCGTTGCCGAGCGGCCGGTCCAGCAGCAGCGCCCGGATGGATTCCATGATCGGGGTGAACGGTTGGTACTCGGCGAACCAGCGCACACCCTCGGGCATCGAGTCCGTCGGCACGAAGCCGCTGCCGAGGAATGGCAGGAACATCAGCGGCATCGGCAGGTTGCTGGCCGCCTCGACGGTCCGCGAAGCCTGGCCGAGCGCCACGGTCAACCAGACTAGTGCGAACGTGACGGCGGTGAGCAGACCCCCGAGGGCCAGCCAGTCACCGAAGTCGGCGTGCGGTTCGAAACCGATCAGCAACGCCACCCCGGTCACCACCGCCAGGCTCAATAGCGCCTGGACGATACTGCCGATCACGTGCCCGGTCAGCACCGAGACCCTGGCGATGTTCATGGTGCGGAACCGGGCGATGATTCCTTCGGTCATGTCCATGGCAACGGATATCGCGGTGCCCTGGACGGTGGTCGCGATAGTGATCACCAGGATCGCGGGCACCACGTAGTTGACGTACTCGGCACGGCCGCCGGAAGCCCCGCCGAGCCCGGCGCCGAGCGTGCCGCCGAACACGTACACGAACAGCAGCAGCAACAGCACCGGCATGGCGATGAGCTGCACGGTCATTGACGGGTAACGCACCATCCGTCTCAGGTTGCGGCGCACCATCGTCGCCGAATCGCGCAACGGGTGGCTCGCGATCGCGGTGGTCATCGGGCTGTCACCTTCTTGTCGTCGGAATCGCCGGTGAGGGCGAGGAAAACGTCATCCAGGTCCGGCGTGTGCACGGAAAGCCCGTCCACCTCGATCGACTCACTGTCGAGCCGGTCCAGCAGCGCCTTCAGCTCCCGGACGCTGCCGTCGTTAGGCACCCGCAACGACAGTGCGTCGCCGTCGCTGTACGCGGCCCGGCCGAGAAACCGTTGCGCGGCTTGGAAGTAAACGAGTTCGGTGAACCGAAGCTCGACATGGCCGCCGGGAATCCGGCGCTTCAGCTCCTCCGAGGTGCCCTCGGCGACAAGCTTGCCGCCCTCCAGGACCGCGATCCGGTCGGCCAGTTCGTCGGCCTCCTCCAGGTACTGCGTGGTCAGAAAGACGGTGACGCCGCCGTCCACAAGCTCTCGGACGATCTGCCACATTCCGCGCCTACTTCGCGGGTCCAGCCCGGTGGTCGGCTCGTCCAAAAAGATCAGTCGAGGGTTGCCCACCAGTGTCATGGCCAGATCCAGCCGCCGGCGCATACCACCGGAGTACGTGGCCACCGGTTTCCGCGCCGCTTCGGCGAGTCCGAACCGCTCGAGCAGTTCGGCCGCCGCCCGCCTTCCATCCGTTTTGGACAGATGATTCAGGTCGGCCATCAATCGCAGGTTCTCCTCACCGGTGAGCAGGTTGTCCACCGCGGAGAACTGGCCGGTCACCCCGATCGCCGCTCGCACCGAGTCCGGGTCGCCAGTCACGTCGTGCCCGGCGACCTCGGCCCGGCCGTCATTCGGGGCGAGCAGTGTGGACAGGATCTTGACCATCGTCGTCTTGCCCGCGCCGTTCGCGCCAAGCAGCGAGAAGATCGTTCCCCGAGGAACCGTCAGGTCGATTCCGTCCAACACCACCTTGTCGCCGAACGATTTCCGCAGCCCCCTCACCGTGATCGCAGGCCGGGCGGTCTTGTTCGTCATAGAGATCCCCTTAATCGTCGCGAACCGGGTTCAGGCCCGGTGTATGGCGATGTCGCCGAATCCGGTGTGCGCGCGTACTTCCACCGTCTCGCCTGTTTTCTCCGACGGCTCCGACGTCTCTTCCAGTGCGTTGCGCAGCTGCCCGAAGTTGGTCCTCGCATCCAGCCATGCCGAGACACCCGCACCGACGCCGATTTCCAGGTCGCCGGTCGAGGTTTCGAGCACCACGGAACCGTGGGTGACCTCACCGATGCGGATGGACCCGTTGGCGGTCTTCGCGTTCACTCCGCCACTGGCTCGCTCCACCGCGATGTCGCCGTTCGCCGAGCGCACCCGAGCCTCGCCACCGATCGCGCCGATGTCGGTGTTGCCGTTGGAGTTCTTGATCGTGGCACCGCCGTCGATCGCACCGATCCGGATTCGTCCGGTTCCTGTGGTCACCTCGGCATCGCCGGCGACACCCTCGACCGAGACGTGCCCGGCGGAGGTGTTCAGCCGTAGCGGCCCGGTGCGGTCGAGCCGTGCGTGGCCTGCCGAGGATTTGAACCGGCATTCGCCGAGCCGGCCGGTCGACTGGAACTCACCGACGGCCGCGTCGGCCTGCACCTGGGAGCCCTCGGGTAGTTCGATGGTCAGGTCCACCGACCAGCTCTTGGTTGACAGGTGCTCGAACGGGCGCGGGTTCCTACCCTTGATCAGCAGCGTGCCCGCCGAGTACTCGACGCGCACCTGCTTGGCCGCCTTCACATCCGATGGTTCGTTCTCGTTGGTCGGGGTCACCTCGACCACCGTGTCGGTGCGATCGCTCGCGATGAACCGTACGTTGGCGACACTCAGATCGAGGGTCACGATGATCGGTTCCGGCGTATCGAATTTGGGCATAGCTGTCCCCTTCTAACAGGTGAGATGGACGTTCTCGCTGGTGAGAACGCTTGAGAAAGTGGTGCCTGCCGGGCGGCTAGCTGACCCAGCCGGTGTAGTGCTGCTTGCCCCTGCCGCCGCGCTGTTCCATGGCTCGGTTCTGGGTGGGTTGCCGCAACGCGGCCGAGGCGACCCGGCCGAGCCACGCGTTGACCGAGCGGCCTTCCTTCGCTGCCGCTTGTTCGATCGAGGTCTTGAGGTGTTCAGGGAGCCGGAAGTTGATCCGAGCGGTGGCGGCTTCGTCGGCGCTCGCCGCTGCGGTCTCCGGGACCGGCGCGGGCTCCGGCGTGGCCGGGGCGGGTGTGGACTCCGAAGGCGGGGGCGTCACCACGAACTGCGGGTCGCGGCCCCGCAACCGCACCTCCACCGAACCCGGCGCGAGGTCACGGGTGATCTCGTCGGCGGCGGCCGACAGTGCCTCCAGCAGGGTCAGCCGCAGTGCCGACTCGACCGGCCCTGCCAACCGCTCGGCCAGCGCGCGGGCCTCCTCGCCTCCGGCCTCGGCGGCGGTCGCCAGTTCCCGGCCGAGGAAATCCACATACGGTGTCAAGTCCATGGCGCCACTATGGCACATATATGGCGCCATGACAAGCCACGGTGGCGCCACCTGTCGCCACTGCGGCGACTGCCTGGTCCAGGCACCATCGCGGATGGTTCCATGCGGTGGTCGGATGTGAGGCGCTTCGGAAGAGCGAGAAGGGGATGGTTCCGATCGAGGTCCCGCAAGCACACGGGAAGCCTTCATATGACTCGGAAGAGGAGATCTGGCGTACGCTTTGCGCCTATTGCGAGGCTATCGATACCGCCGACTTCGAGGGTGTCGCGAGGCTGTGGGAGCACGGGACGTGGCCGTTCGCCGATGAGTCGGGTTCGGAGCCGGCTCGCCGCTGGCTTGCCGATCACGTGATTCTCTACGACGGACGACCGCACACCAAGCACCAGCTCACGAACGCCGTAATCGATGTCGA harbors:
- a CDS encoding ATP-binding cassette domain-containing protein — its product is MTNKTARPAITVRGLRKSFGDKVVLDGIDLTVPRGTIFSLLGANGAGKTTMVKILSTLLAPNDGRAEVAGHDVTGDPDSVRAAIGVTGQFSAVDNLLTGEENLRLMADLNHLSKTDGRRAAAELLERFGLAEAARKPVATYSGGMRRRLDLAMTLVGNPRLIFLDEPTTGLDPRSRRGMWQIVRELVDGGVTVFLTTQYLEEADELADRIAVLEGGKLVAEGTSEELKRRIPGGHVELRFTELVYFQAAQRFLGRAAYSDGDALSLRVPNDGSVRELKALLDRLDSESIEVDGLSVHTPDLDDVFLALTGDSDDKKVTAR
- a CDS encoding carboxymuconolactone decarboxylase family protein, encoding MAPRVPKAQLTGFTGRVIKLMSRKMLGKVAEPVEVAWHNRKVLRTAMSLETKLEKWDAVEESLKSFAHMAVAAQVGCGWCLDFGYFKAQNEKLDLAKASQVPRWRESDVFTPLERDVLEYAEAMTNTPPTVTDELSARLLERLGPGGMVELAGYIAFANLVTRNNAALGIESQGFSDSCEIPLAEVAQRRASSGTASAS
- a CDS encoding PhzF family phenazine biosynthesis protein, encoding MTMTEASESEPLTGVLRYAAFDVAGRGGNPAGVVLDATGMSEAHMLRIAAEVGFSETAFLLRDPAETAADRFRVRYFSPLAEVDFCGHATIATAVALADRSGTGELSLATRAGEVSVRTDMENGRVRATLTSVTPSVRKVADTDLDAALAALGWDPAELDPALPPRIANAGNDHLVLGAATRSRLAELNYEQRALGALMADRGWTTVHLVWRESATMFHARDPFPPGGVFEDPATGAAAAAFGGYLRQLRLIDPPATIHIRQGEDMGRPSDLHVGISADPDAGIAVSGTAAAMPD
- a CDS encoding DUF4097 family beta strand repeat-containing protein — translated: MPKFDTPEPIIVTLDLSVANVRFIASDRTDTVVEVTPTNENEPSDVKAAKQVRVEYSAGTLLIKGRNPRPFEHLSTKSWSVDLTIELPEGSQVQADAAVGEFQSTGRLGECRFKSSAGHARLDRTGPLRLNTSAGHVSVEGVAGDAEVTTGTGRIRIGAIDGGATIKNSNGNTDIGAIGGEARVRSANGDIAVERASGGVNAKTANGSIRIGEVTHGSVVLETSTGDLEIGVGAGVSAWLDARTNFGQLRNALEETSEPSEKTGETVEVRAHTGFGDIAIHRA
- a CDS encoding nuclear transport factor 2 family protein; the encoded protein is MVPIEVPQAHGKPSYDSEEEIWRTLCAYCEAIDTADFEGVARLWEHGTWPFADESGSEPARRWLADHVILYDGRPHTKHQLTNAVIDVDDEAGTASFTSYASIWQALPDFPLQPIIYARFNGTFERVDGRWWWRTLELIPDLVGDTSRHVRG
- a CDS encoding ABC transporter permease — protein: MTTAIASHPLRDSATMVRRNLRRMVRYPSMTVQLIAMPVLLLLLFVYVFGGTLGAGLGGASGGRAEYVNYVVPAILVITIATTVQGTAISVAMDMTEGIIARFRTMNIARVSVLTGHVIGSIVQALLSLAVVTGVALLIGFEPHADFGDWLALGGLLTAVTFALVWLTVALGQASRTVEAASNLPMPLMFLPFLGSGFVPTDSMPEGVRWFAEYQPFTPIMESIRALLLDRPLGNELWIALAWCTGIALAGYFWAKRLYNRKV